In Juglans regia cultivar Chandler chromosome 13, Walnut 2.0, whole genome shotgun sequence, the DNA window atttctcaacaccatccctcacgtgcaggccagtattttttctggtccttgtcacggggtaagtagtgtgggcccccattcgtcctgtggcaggctctgataccatgaagaaattaatgggcctaactcatctcataaaaccggttcaacaagagatgattgctcattgcttataaacatgtccaagaccttgtccacaactaatgtgagattatttctcaacaccgAGACAAATACATTGGGTTTTTCATATTCAAGTGAAGATACACATTTCCTTCATCCTAAGAGTATtaacattggtttatgcatatgcatatgcaaaatcacctattttgcatatccactttaccattcaagcaaaatttacattggcttatgcatatttgagacaaaataataataaaatattattattaattttttgttaaattcaattttttttatatatattttacaattagtatccactacatacatttgacattaataatacaaatgtaataataaaaaatataatttttttatatattatattaaaaatttaataaaatgaaaaaaatatatataacatattataataataaaatgaatgtgcaagtgaagatttgttgtgttattgaaggagggagaaaaagaaaagattgtgagagagagagtgggaggagagataaataatgattaaaatatgatttgtaaggTGATtagtagttatccaaatttggataagaatTGTTCAtaagtagctaaatatttggatatgcataaaccaatatGGAAGATTTTAggatcatattatgcaaatatgactttgtatatacatatgtatagatcaatactaatgctctattGAAGTTTTGTTGACAAAATCCTCAAGAACTTTTGGGTGTTGGACTTTGCGTGTGCATTTTCGTCTGTGATCTCAAGGGGAGAGATTCATAGCATAATTGTAGAAAAAAATCACTTCAGGggataaaaaaattcttcaagttATACATATAAGTACAAATATATTAGAAGTAACTACGAGGGAAAGTAGTGATTGAGATAGAGAATTACTGCATACCAAAGAGAGACAGAACGAAATACGAGCAGAGCATTGGTCTTCCCTCTGTAACAACTTTGCTTTTGAAGCTCGTGGGTGAGGCTCTGAACAACCGTCAGGTTGTGTTTTAAAAGAGGGTAAATTTGACATTTCACATTATGGTGAGGTGGAGGGCCGGTGTGCGTTTCATGCAACTGAACGGGTGcactttatagtatttttatttggattataTCATTTGCTTACCATGACTAGAGAAGTTTTTTAATAAGGGGGAGGGGGTGGTAAACTTTGCACAtaaatattcaagaaaaattctattcattattcacaCAAatcacacaccatattttttttttaatttttttttcttatcaaatgtgtagtatataaataatgagtaaaaaaattcaataaatttaagaaaaattaaaaattaaaaattaaatttttaaaaaataaaaaaatatatggtgttTGGTGTgcagggatgatgagtagcaaaacttaatattaaatcaaaGTGGGATTATCACATGTATTCGTTTATATAattcaaggtttttttttttcatttatatttttcgtttttatttaaattaattttctgcTTCAATAATGCGGATAACCATGTTAGAAAACTACAAATGGAAACTTATATATcacaaataatatattaacTATCAAAGATGTGGTCCAAAGAAAAAagggtttcaatttttttttttaaaaaaaatacgttcAATTAGAATTAATAGCTTGCACATGGTAATTAATGATGAATGGACTGGATCATCAGACACCGATATAgttttcataataatataataataattatggaAGCCAACAACAAATGAGTAGTTGTCGTATTAGGGAGCTTTTTGACGCGTgactttcatatatattattttggtaaaataattaattaaaaaagagcAAACCTTTGACTGATAAAATTGAAACATAGATATTAATTAAAAGCCAATTCGGCGTGCAAGGTATTTATGAGGGTGGGAACGAAACCTTACGCGGTGCTGAAATATCAGACCATTCATATATCGGCCTGCAGCCATGACACCAAGATTTGATTATTTCTAATAAAACATTATACGTACGTTATACGTATGGGAGGACATTAATGAATTGTAGAGAAAAACAACGTACGCTAGCTGACCATTTCATGCATGGAGGCCGCTGTACAACCGATCCAGCTTTGAATTGCTTGGTCCATTATATATAGGCGTCAGATGAGACTGTAAGCTGAAGGCGGCTCATGATTTGCTTTAATTATTAgcactatatatagtactatatatacgATCGAGCCACATATCCcatcttcatatattttggCTCGAATACGTTGATCTCCTCTCGCTATTGATCTCCATTCAATTTCTATAATTGAGCTGTATACTCCAGTACTAtcagaaacaagattttttcgGTTTTCATTCGTGAAGAAACAGATCATCAAACATGGCTTCTACTGTTACACCTTGTGCATGCTTGATTCTTGCTCTATTCTTGTTTATCTCAAGCATGCCATGCGAAGCACAACTATCCTCTACATTTTATGACAACACATGTCCGAAAGCACTTAGCACGATCCGAACAGCCACTAGAAGCGCCGTTTCACGTGAGCGTAGAATGGCGGCATCGCTCATTCGGCTTCATTTCCATGATTGCTTTGTTCAGGTATATAAAACTTGTAAGACACTTCAATTTAAGTTTTCCATACCATATTCCGGGCACGAGTAATAGATAACATAATTATTGTGAATTATTTGATTCATACAGGGTTGTGATGCATCAATTCTGCTTGATGATACTCCCTCAATATTGGGTGAGAAAACAGCGCTAAACAATGCTGGTTCAGTGAGAGGATACGAAGTCATTGATGATGTTAAGTCCAAAGTGGAGAACGTTTGTCCTGGAGTTGTATCATGTGCAGATATTCTGGCAGTTGTAGCTCGGGATGCATCTGTCGCTGTGAGTCACTAGCTAGCTCGTACCTTTCTCAACTATTATTAGTTCTCTCCAAAGCATTCATGATGTATTAGTAAATAACTTGATTTCTCTACAACAAAATCAGGTCGGAGGACCAACATGGACGGTGAAGCTTGGAAGAAGAGACTCTACCACAGCAAGCCTCAGCCTAACCGAGACCAACCTTCCGAGGTTTACGGATAGCCTTGGCCGATTGACTTCCTTGTTTCGTGAGAAAGGTTTGAGTGAAAGAGACATGGTCGCCCTTTCAGGTTTGAGCCTAATTAACTATTATATAATCAAAAACTCTTCTAATCAACCACTATTTACACTCGCTCACACCTATAAATAAACTTTCATACTCTATAAAAAGCACCTcgattttctataaaaaaattataggtacGAGAGAGTAAATAGTAGTTGatgcataataaattttttatataatatatatgtatagtaaaAGGAtggaaattttaattatcacGATAACAAGCATGCAAGGGAAATTAACATGACTAAATAGTATCGTTTTCTATGAAATATTGCAGGATCGCATACAATAGGGCAAGCAAGATGTGTGACCTTCCGCGGTAGGATTCACAACAATGCAAGTGATATCGATGCTGGGTTTGCTAGTACTAGAAAGCGCAAGTGTTCACTTGCTATAGGTAGCGACGACGAGAAGATAGCACCGCTTGATTTGGTGACACCCAATTCTTTTGATAATAATTACTTTAAGAATCTGATTCAGAAGAAGGGTCTTCTCCAATCTGATCAAATACTATTTAGTGGAGGATCCACAGACAGCATTGTTACAGAGTATAGCAAGAGCCCTTCAACTTTCAAAAATGATTTTGCTGCTGCTATGGTCAGAATGGGAGATATCGAGCCCATCACGGGTTCTCAAGGACAGATACGAAAACTTTGCAGTGTTGTCAACTAAGTTGTCAGCAAATCtattcattttctcatttttttgggTAAAAAAATGCCAATATTAGGGACATTTGTCTTTTTCAATCTTTTGTACAATTCCTTACGTCGATCTctataaactatatatacatatacatatatatatatatatataatatcactaCTAGAAATTTGACAATTTCGTCCCTAATAATAGTTATTTAagacgaaatttaaattatgtcgCAAAATATGGAAGCCGTGTTTTATCCGAACTATAGTTTCGAGGACGAAAAACATAATGTCCCAAAAGAGAAAATAGTTTGATCTTAATGTAATCGGTTCGATcggtaatgtattttaaattcgaaTGTTGTGATAAGTGCTCGAATAATATTTGTGGTGGGACGTTTTTTACAATGGCAAGGGAGGGTTGCACCTAGTTCGAATATAAGTTTCTAGTTCAAACTGAATTTGGGACCATTCGACGGTGTGGTATTTTCCATTCGAATGTTGAGCTAATAGTTCGGAAGCTTCAATTATTTGTTTGACCTGTGATGAACAATATTGAAATAACCATtgttatagaaatttatttaaaggcattcaaaacttttaaaaataatcattatttgaGTTTATTAATTTCCATTTCTGAAAGATTACAAATCtacttttaagtatttaattaaaatagatcaTATATTTCGTCTCATAAAAGTAATATATgttactaaaaatataaattattagttttttttttatggtacataacaatttgtaaataattttttttattccaagaAAACTGATTTTTGATATCGGtaaatgatagaaaaatatttggtgaacaaaaaagctatatataattaaataaaaaatattcaaaattaacaATGCTCAAGacaaaacaaatatttgatACAAAATAAAACTATGTAGATAGATTCTCTAGGTCCTCTTGCATCACTTTTATGCGAGAGCCACTTGCAAGTTTTCCGCAAGTGGCCCTCGCTTTTGTTGAAAGTGATCTTATTAAGCGAGCAGATTTAACTAGGAGGTTGAAGATCATAAATGCATCCAGTAGACTACCTCCAGTCAAATATCATGACTCAAGTCAAATGCTGATGAGGAAGTATAGAGGCAGATCAATCGGCTCTCCTTTTGCTATCTGTAAGATTATTCGAGCTCGTTCGATGTCAAAATCTGTTGTGCTTTCTTGGATCGATATTGTGTGAGACAATTAAATTTAACATGTGAAAGAAGGCTCGACAATCAACCTGTTTGTTGACCTTGGTTCCATCATATGGAAGATCCGAATTGTCTAGCATCAACCAACGAACCTCATCATTTGCTGACTATCATCTGCTGGATCCTCATTCTCAATATCAGGCGACACCGTTTGTACATACAACCAGTGGTGTAACGCTCATCCTCATGGCGGGACttttagaaaatagtttttaagaAAAGGAGACGGGaattactaattattttaaaacattttctctttccttcccAGGATATGAAAGGTCATAAGTTTAAAACTATAATCTACTCTATAAATATTAGAGAGGGTTTTGCAGTggaaatcattaagttaaataaaaggcattttacaaaaatactctttcaTACTTCATACAAAATGCCTAGGCTTCGGTTACTCTTTTATTGGCCCATGTCTGTCCTGACGCTTCATCCTCATGTTGtccctgtgagggggagggacatacataaaaactaaaatgagtcgaatactcagtaagcattacttcatacagttaaaatatgcTAACATAAGTTTtcagtcatgcattcatcattccatacatactatacatgtAACACCCAGACCAAATGTTAGCACACGACCATAAAGAAGCTCTGACACTAAGGAAAAACCACTCGActcttattttagttatttatatttaaatttatttatttgttattactatcattttatcttcttggttcttttatttatttattttttatattaatttcttcttcctctcttctctcttccgcCAATGGTTTCTCCCTCCCAGTTACCCACGTCCTAATCTCTCTCAACTGCTCTCCTTCATCCCATCCttttatctctctccctcttgtgTGTAGGCTAGCATAGTTGTCGCTGCCTTCACGCCCTCTCTCTTTATCTATCTAACTTCTCCGCATCACGTCGCAAGGCACCTAGAAATGCCACCATCCAACCACTACGGGACAACCTCCACGGCCCGGCACCTTCGTGTTCTCATATAGGAACCAATCGCTACTCGCAGTTCAACAGTCGGCAACAAGCAACAATTTTGCACCGCTGCCCTTTACGTTTAGGAAGCAATAGACAAGCCACCTCAACGTGCACTCAAGCCTTCATTTGCCCTTTCCGCTGCCTCAACCTTGCATCGAGAACCCCACGGCAACGAAGTTCTGTCGCGCCCAACCAACCATCACCAACATTCGTGGGAAGTAAAAACTGAAATTGCTTTGGTTTAAGCCCATAAAACAGAGCAACGCCACAACCTGGAGTCGTCGTGAGCCACCATCGCAACACCTTCACTCCTCTCGACTACTCCCTGTCGGCATGGTCTTCAtgctctctccctcactctgaACTCCACCGCTTGCCACCGAAGGAGTCTGCCGTGATTGTTTCTCGCCAGCCCAGCCCCTGCACCTTCACGTGTTCCCTGCTCTCCCTCAGtgagtgtttttcttttcctattatggcgtgatctctctctttctctctctctctcacgtctTTCTCTCACACTCTCCCTCTTTTTGTGCCCTACTGCCACACCCAGTTGCGCCACTGTCGACATCCACCCATTGCTGCTCCAATTCGTTGTCGCGAGTTTTACCTCACGGTGAGCTTGGTTCCATCGCATGGTAGGGTTATGTTTTATTCCCATAAATCTGCCCATGcattttatcatgttttttgGCAGGTTCTTTTTTGGGGTCATTGTCTATCTATTATACTTATTTTGTGAAGGCTGTGTTTTAGCATAAGATtgtataaagaaattatttaaattatatcatgttaatCCCTTGTCGTATAGCATTTGGAAAGCATGttgaagaaattgttttaagtataattatattactttcaattgtaaataaaaagatttttttcaattttattaaatgagtttccaacttgttttattatttgaatttgatataagtatattattaagtTGAAAATTAGAAGTacttaatctatttttttaaacactgaGCCGATTATATGATACAAGTCCTTAggtttttaaattagatatgattcataatattttatgaatttctattgcttaagaaatttatgaatctCCTACTACATTATATGTTGGCAGTATTAAATTATCGTGTTTATAATAGTTTATagagatatgagttttaaatatgattaagctaatttttgaaatgaatctAAGTTGTTTTGCcgtatttgataaaattattttataatattttaagactatttttttaatgataatgtagttattagatttctgataactAGATAGTTGTCAAAACTATTTCCGTagtatgaattttaagtaaacGGAGAGTTTTAGCAAGTCCTTTTAGAAATTTAGTAACGCTTAGTGTTttgtataggtgacgattgacatTCATTCAGCatgattgtggaaagattcagaatagtacttaagaagtccaggtaagcggggttcatatactagttttgcataaaagaaatgaaataaggttgactttgaaaatatgcatgtttgtttgaaaaaaaatatgaaacgacctcaaatgattgttctgcatatgcataaattctatataagataaattattttctgtcatgactgatgtagacatgaactaattttgtgcattctgttctgaactatgcaaaaggagcgaatatgaaaatctaaaagtttttgctatgaataaatgaaaatattttgattctgtttagtaGAACATGTGAAGCGATCTAAagcaattaagtattttgttttgatatgatgagtcatctgaaaaccttggcatgaagttctgattctgtatatgattgtaatcggattctgatgaaatctgttctgtttctgttaaggcccagccacgggtataatggtggtttataaccctaccacggggtgaaacatggaatacgacccagccacgggtataatggtggtttataaccataccacgggggtgaaacatggaatacggcccagtcacgggtataatggtggtttataaccctaccacgggggtgaaacatggtatacggcccagccacgggtataatggtggtttataaccctaccacggggatgaaacatggtatatggcccaaccacgggtataatggtggtttataaccctaccatgggggttaaacgtggtatttgtcccgatgtgatgctatgagatgatatgaatataatgtttcagtttagatatgccaaaggactttctttttgggaacaagtttgtttttctgaaaatttcgctctgatgttttgtatcaagttttgtttatgcattccgAAAGTAAAAatgttgtttatgcattctaaaagaaaatgttttgttctgcatatcgaACGCTATAgctgctcatgtttacatgctagtatatgctctctacttactgagttgttgataactcatcccttatctccacaatatttttcagatattatgatggttcagctgaggatcaagattatgaggcattgggtgagatgatttaagtgtagtggtctaagcataggaagtttttatgagtattgtcaatttttattaagaagttttattatgttataatgacttggcattttggaaaattggttatattgaggaaattagatttaatcgaattttctatatgatattgagaatttagagtatattttttatattgttgagatgtgagtttaagtgttaggaagtaactctccgacccgtgcggaaccggggtgttacaatacATAAGACATACATTCGTTTAAACATTGCAaggtgaggttttctttttgtaaaacattttctcaCACCTTGtgccttcattttttaaagaattagaATACATAcattttcttatcactttccttTGGCCAGTATatactgttacgccccgtgtgttagggttagagGTATTCTTTTGGACTTGGATTCCAcctgtggccacaggttgggaatccgtTTCAGTCAGGGGGTAGTACTAAGTGCACcgccagtactacttacccgacatttCAATCTATCCAGCCCTTTTGTACCATCATTTATTCAGTCATGGccattacgtattttcatacattaaaacattcatttcctttcagttctttccttttcagtcattttcatttatcaGTCCATTCATTTCATAAATATAGTTTAAAAGCATAAACTTGAACATCATCTTTCAAGGCATCATTCAAAACTCAGTTCATgacatcattttaaaacatcatttaaaagtacAAGGCATAAACCTCACCATTTCGTTTAatggaaaataaagacaatagatACTATGTataacatccattcacatgcatacaattattACTTTGGGTGCACAAATAAGGGCTACCAAGGAAggccatacatacatatacatttaaacacttatacttagcatacttttcataaaacatcatttcatttcatttagtaaaacatcataaaaagaaacatttatttttcattttcatattattagaaaactctataagagcatgaacataatacttacctagactccatgccatattcatttcatgcagtccattcatgtgcatgtcagatgacaacctacatgcacaCACATAACCTTgatgtcattctctatctagtgtATAAGTAACTAAACTAGAAAATATAGACAACACTTCACTTACACTTTCCTCATTTAGacacactctccttctatccctgTCTTCTATGTTTTCCTTTAACATGTTTCCTCTTTCTGGGACCGTCTTGAGGTCACCTTTTCAAAACTGCTTC includes these proteins:
- the LOC109006824 gene encoding lignin-forming anionic peroxidase-like, which produces MASTVTPCACLILALFLFISSMPCEAQLSSTFYDNTCPKALSTIRTATRSAVSRERRMAASLIRLHFHDCFVQGCDASILLDDTPSILGEKTALNNAGSVRGYEVIDDVKSKVENVCPGVVSCADILAVVARDASVAVGGPTWTVKLGRRDSTTASLSLTETNLPRFTDSLGRLTSLFREKGLSERDMVALSGSHTIGQARCVTFRGRIHNNASDIDAGFASTRKRKCSLAIGSDDEKIAPLDLVTPNSFDNNYFKNLIQKKGLLQSDQILFSGGSTDSIVTEYSKSPSTFKNDFAAAMVRMGDIEPITGSQGQIRKLCSVVN